The following are from one region of the Vitis riparia cultivar Riparia Gloire de Montpellier isolate 1030 chromosome 14, EGFV_Vit.rip_1.0, whole genome shotgun sequence genome:
- the LOC117929749 gene encoding plasmodesmata-located protein 7-like, with product MEPRTLHLLPLFTSLVSLLSLPLPSHSSNDDFVFMGCSQIKYTPNSPYESNLDSLLTSLANSATYSTYNNFTIMGSSPQDVVYGLYQCRGDLSMPDCATCVARAVSQLGSLCSQTCGGALQLQGCFVKYDNDTFLGVEDKTVVLKKCGPSVGYEAERMGRRDAVLGSMEASSGGYRVGGSGDVQGVAQCVGDLSVGECQDCVSEAISRLKSDCGTAVYGDMFLGKCYARYTTAGAHTYAHPNHDSSHDDGEKTFAIIVGLLAGVALIIIFLTFMRKVFEGNGK from the exons ATGGAACCAAGGACACTTCATCTCCTCCCACTTTTCACCTCCCTTGTTTCTCTCTTATCACTCCCTCTCCCTTCCCACTCCTCCAATGACGACTTCGTCTTCATGGGGTGCTCCCAAATCAAATACACCCCAAACTCACCCTACGAGTCCAACCTCGATTCCCTCCTCACATCCCTGGCCAACTCAGCCACCTACTCCACCTACAACAACTTTACGATCATGGGGTCAAGCCCACAAGATGTGGTGTATGGACTCTACCAGTGCAGAGGCGACCTTTCAATGCCGGACTGCGCCACATGCGTCGCGCGCGCAGTGTCTCAACTGGGCTCCCTCTGCTCCCAAACCTGTGGTGGCGCATTGCAGCTACAAGGGTGCTTCGTCAAGTACGATAATGACACATTCTTGGGAGTGGAGGACAAGACTGTGGTGCTGAAGAAGTGTGGGCCGTCAGTTGGGTACGAGGCGGAGAGAATGGGGCGGAGAGACGCGGTGTTGGGGAGTATGGAGGCTTCAAGTGGTGGGTACAGGGTGGGTGGGTCTGGTGATGTGCAGGGCGTGGCTCAGTGTGTTGGGGATTTGAGTGTCGGTGAGTGCCAGGATTGTGTGTCGGAGGCCATCTCACGCCTCAAGTCTGACTGTGGAACGGCCGTTTATGGCGATATGTTCTTGGGCAAGTGTTACGCCAGGTACACCACTGCTGGGGCTCACACTTATGCCCACCCTAACCATG ATTCATCTCATGATGATGGTGAGAAGACATTTGCAATTATTGTTGGATTATTGGCAGGGGTTGCTCTAATAATCATTTTCCTTACTTTCATGAGAAAGGTGTTCGAGGGAAATG GTAAATAA